The Bacteroidota bacterium region ATAATTACACTACGGTACATGAATTATACGATGGCAGTCAGGGCGGGGAAGATGCCCCCGGAAATCCTGCTAATACAAATGTTGCAAACATTTTAGATAATACCAGTTGTAGTATCATTAATTATACCGGTCATGGCGGCGAAAATGGGTGGGCTCACGAGAGCATCCTGGATATCCCTACAATTAATTCCTGGAATAATTTCGACCAAATGCCCTTATTTATTACAGCTACCTGCGAATTCAGCCGCTTCGATGAACCGGGCATAGTTTCTGCGGGAGAATGGGTGATCCTCAATCCAAAAGGTGGCGGAGTAAGCTTGTTTACTACAACTCGCCTTGCCTGGTCTGACCCCAACTTCAAGCTGAACAGGGTAATCTATCAGTATGCTTTTGAAAAGACCGATGGGAAATACCCACGTTTAGGAGACCTGGTTCGTATTTCCAAAACCATCATGAATACAAGCCAGAACGTGAAAAATTTCGTATTACTGGGAGATCCTGCCCTCAGGTTGGTATATCCTAAGATGGGAGTGATCAGTACCTTAGTGGAAGCGGGAAACCTTCAGTTTTCCTATGATACGCTAATGGCTATGTCGCAAGTTACCATTGAAGGCATGATTGTCGATGAATTTGGCAATCATCTTCCTGATTTTCATGGATATGTAATTCCTCAGGTGTTTGACAAAAAGGCAAAATATTATACACTGGGCAATGATGCCGGCAGCCCGATTGCATCTTTTGAGCTTCGCGATCGTTTGCTGTTCCAGGGACGGTTTACGGTTCAGAATGGGAATTTTTCCTTTTCTTTCATTATGCCAAAGGATATTGCCTATGAATTCGGCGAGGGAAAAATCAGCTATTATGCTGTGGATACACTCACTTACAGGGATGCAAATGGTTATACCCCGGTTGTTATCGGGGGAGTCAGTCCTTTCCCGGTTGATGATATTGCCGGCCCGTCAATGGAGCTTTTTATTGATGACCTGGGTTTCAAATCCGGAGACCTTGTCAGCAATACTCCTATCCTCATGGTATACCTGCAGGATGCATCAGGGATAAGCTTTACAGGAAATGGTATCGGGCATGATATTACAGGAATCCTGAACGGTGATACACGGCAACCTTTGGCATTGAATGAATATTATATCTCTGATCTCGACAGCCCAAACAGTGGTTGGGTCTATTATATCATGGATGCTTTACCCGATGGAACCCATACCATTGAGGTCAAAGCATGGGATGTCATGAACAATCCATCCGAAATTTCCGCTACCTTTGTTGTTAACCAAAACGGTAATCTTATTGCAGGTGGTGCTTACAATCAACCTAACCCATTCAGCGATCAGACCCAGTTCGGATTCCTGCACAACAGGTCCGACGGTAGATTTACGGTGGAAATAGAGATCTATAACCTCCAGGGGCAACAGGTTTTTAACCTCAGCCGCTTTGTTTCCAGTAGCGGACAGGATATCGAACCCATAACCTGGGATGGAACCGATCAATCGGGGAATCCATTAACATCAGGAATGTACGTTTACAGAATGAAAATCCTGGATGAAACAGGCCAATATTCGGAGCAATCCAATAAGCTTATAATCGGAAGGTAGTCAGCATTCTTTTCCATAGCAATAACTTATATAAATATTCGTTACATTTGCACCTTCAAAATCAATCTAAATTTTAACAGTATATCAAAATGAAAATTCGATCCTTTCTATTGTTTTTACTTTCAATTATTTATATTGCAGGATACAGCCAGGATGCCACTTACGATGATCTCAGCGGACAGGATAATGACAACCTGCGGACGATTACCACAGCGGTTCCTTTTCTCATGATTGCCCCTGATGCCCGGGGTGGAGCATTGGGTGAAGTAGGTGTTTCTTCTTCTCCGGACCCCAACTCTATGCACTGGAATCCTGCAAAGTATGCTTTTATCGACAGGGAATTTGGTTTTGCTGTTTCATTTACCCCCTGGCTGAGAAATTTGAATATTAATGATATTTACCTGGGATATTTATCAGGATTTTATAAAATTGACGAACGTCAGACCATTGCCGCTTCTCTACGTTATTTTACTCTTGGAGAGATAATTTTTACCGATGAACAGGGAACCAATGTGGGTACTTATAAACCAACAGAATGGTCGATAGACGGAACATATTCCAGGAAATTCTCGGAAAAATGGTCGGGAGCGGTTGCCGCCAGATTCATTTATTCAAATCTTACGGCCGGACAATTTGTCCAGGGTGCACCTACCAGTGCCGGAACCTCCATTGCTGCCGATGTTGCTGTATATTATACCGATGATATCCGGATGGGAGATATTGATGGTAACTTTAGTTTCGGGATTAACATCTCCAACATCGGGAATAAAATATCTTACAGTGAAACCAGTATTAAAAAAGACTTTATCCCTACAAATTTGAGGTTAGGACCTACTCTGAACATCGATATTGATGAATACAATTCGCTGGCTTTCATGTTAGACCTCAACAAACTTTTAGTCCCGACACCTCCTGTTTATGAAAGGGATTCAACAGGAAAGTTTGTTCAGGGCCCTGATGGTAAGTATGTGATTGCTAAAGGTGAAGATCCGGATGTTTTTGTTGTTCAGGGTATGCTCCAATCCTTTTACGATGCTCCCGATGGTTTCTCGGAAGAAATGAAAGAGATTCAATTCTCTGTTGGTGTGGAATATTGGTATAATAAGCTTTTTGCTATACGCGGAGGCTTCTTCTGGGAAGATAAAACCAAAGGTAACCGTAAGTTTTTTACACTCGGCGCTGGACTGCGTTACAATG contains the following coding sequences:
- the porV gene encoding type IX secretion system outer membrane channel protein PorV; this encodes MKMKIRSFLLFLLSIIYIAGYSQDATYDDLSGQDNDNLRTITTAVPFLMIAPDARGGALGEVGVSSSPDPNSMHWNPAKYAFIDREFGFAVSFTPWLRNLNINDIYLGYLSGFYKIDERQTIAASLRYFTLGEIIFTDEQGTNVGTYKPTEWSIDGTYSRKFSEKWSGAVAARFIYSNLTAGQFVQGAPTSAGTSIAADVAVYYTDDIRMGDIDGNFSFGINISNIGNKISYSETSIKKDFIPTNLRLGPTLNIDIDEYNSLAFMLDLNKLLVPTPPVYERDSTGKFVQGPDGKYVIAKGEDPDVFVVQGMLQSFYDAPDGFSEEMKEIQFSVGVEYWYNKLFAIRGGFFWEDKTKGNRKFFTLGAGLRYNVFGLDFSYLIPMEQQNPLANTLRFTLIFDFEGFENQKQPNK
- the porU gene encoding type IX secretion system sortase PorU, giving the protein NYTTVHELYDGSQGGEDAPGNPANTNVANILDNTSCSIINYTGHGGENGWAHESILDIPTINSWNNFDQMPLFITATCEFSRFDEPGIVSAGEWVILNPKGGGVSLFTTTRLAWSDPNFKLNRVIYQYAFEKTDGKYPRLGDLVRISKTIMNTSQNVKNFVLLGDPALRLVYPKMGVISTLVEAGNLQFSYDTLMAMSQVTIEGMIVDEFGNHLPDFHGYVIPQVFDKKAKYYTLGNDAGSPIASFELRDRLLFQGRFTVQNGNFSFSFIMPKDIAYEFGEGKISYYAVDTLTYRDANGYTPVVIGGVSPFPVDDIAGPSMELFIDDLGFKSGDLVSNTPILMVYLQDASGISFTGNGIGHDITGILNGDTRQPLALNEYYISDLDSPNSGWVYYIMDALPDGTHTIEVKAWDVMNNPSEISATFVVNQNGNLIAGGAYNQPNPFSDQTQFGFLHNRSDGRFTVEIEIYNLQGQQVFNLSRFVSSSGQDIEPITWDGTDQSGNPLTSGMYVYRMKILDETGQYSEQSNKLIIGR